Sequence from the Rutidosis leptorrhynchoides isolate AG116_Rl617_1_P2 chromosome 3, CSIRO_AGI_Rlap_v1, whole genome shotgun sequence genome:
cggagcaggagaacgcatttcaattattgaagaagaagttaactacggcgcctattttatcgttacctgaagggaacgatgattttgaaatatattgtgacgcttcgcgacaaggttttggttgtgttcttatgcaacgaaagaaagtaattgcatttgcatcccgacaattgaagattcacgagcggaattatacgacgcatgatctagaactgggagcagtcgtgtttgcattgaagatgtggagacattacttgtatggggttaaattcactgtgtttactgatcataaaagccttcaacatattttcgatcaaaaacagctgaacatgaggcaacgtaggtgggttgagttaataaatgactatgattgtgaaattcgttatcatcccgggaaagcgaacgtggtggccgacgctctaagcagaaaggaacgagaaccaattcgagtacgagcgatgaacataaaaattcgcatgaatctcaactcacaaatcaaagaagttcaacgagaagcacttactaaagaaaatataggaaatgaaataatgaagaagtatgagaagcaactcgttatgcgggaagatggaattcgatattttgcaaatcgtatttgggtaccgaagttgggtggattaaggaagttgatattgaacgaggcacataagacaagatattcgatacatcctggagttggaaagatgtaccaagatcttaagacgcattattggtggcctaatttaaaaacagacattgcaacatatgttggggagtgtttaacttgttccaaggttaaagcagaacaccagaagccgtcagggttacttcaacaaccagaaattccagaatggaaatgggacggtattaccatggatttcatcacgaagttaccaaagactgcctggggatacgacaccatttgggtgattgttgatcgtctcaccaagtctgcacatttcttgcctataaaggaaacggatagaatggagaaactattacgattgtatataaaggaagttgtttcaaggcatggaatacctatttccattatatccgatcgtgatagtagatttacctcaaaattctggcaatcactacaggaggcactaggaactcggttggatatgagtaccgcatatcatccacaaaccgatggacagagtgaaagaacgattcagactctcgaagacatgctcagggcatgtgtgatcgattttggaaacggatgggataaatatctaccgttagcagaattctcgtataataatagttatcatgcgagcattggagctgcgccattcgaagcattgtacggaaggaagtgtagatctcctatctgttggaatgaagtaggagatcgacatttaactggtcccgagatcatacatgaaacgactgagaagatagtgcaaatcaaggagagattgaaaacagcccgtagtcgccaaaagagctacgccgatgttcgaaggaaaccattagagtttcaggtcggggacatggttatgctaaaggtgtcaccttggaaaggtgtaatacgtttcggcaaaaggggtaaactgaacccaagatacgtaggcccgtttaagatcatcgaacgcattggaccggtagcttatcgactcgagttaccacaacaactcgccggaatacataatacctttcacgtctcaaaccttaagaagtgtcttgcaaaggaagacctcaccattcctcttgaagaaattcatgtcgacgagaaactacaattcgtcgaagaaccaatcgaaatcatggaccgtgaagttaaacagctcaaacagagtaatataccgattgttaaggttcgttggaatgctagaagaggtcccgagtttacttgggaacgagaggatcagatgaagcaaaagtatccacacttgtttctcgatgacgcaaaataggtacaattttaaaatttcgggacgaaatttatttaacggggaggtaatgtaacgacccgcactttttcgatcatactatacttataagattaatatttacataaattaaaccttgccaacatgataagcaatccaaattgtcgagacttatatttccgaaaagagttttacacaacgtttgaccgtctagtttgaccgatgatatcacgaactatacaatatatgataattatacgtttgtgtatatatatgtatatatacatatttaacatgattaatgaatgttttaatatctcattttgtattaataacaacaagttatatgtgtattttgaaactactaacttaagttttcaaaacgataacaatacgtaacgttatttgacttaaatacttaagactataatgtttatacatatattgtataagtaatgtatttaatcacttttaagaacttaaatacataaaatcatataagtgtattcacaaaagatagctatatttgaatcctcattccatttttcacaaaatttctatacgtatatttagagtatttgtactcgtatcatacctagcttctatacgtatttactaatagtaaatacacatcaaaatcaccacctaaccagccattattcatgcccttagagctaggtaattacttttggatgattacttgactaattaacaaaattacaaactaaaaatcttatcatgtattacatgatacatgttttttttaggttataagtatcaccatttctagttcattttctaacctcatttttagttaaacacacactctttcacaacccttaaaacccttaatcaattcagcaaagtttccaagaagatctagtttcaaaaaccatactaaaacaccataagaaaaccatacaaaaacacttcaagaaaaccctccaagaacaccaacttacttccaatctttcattcacctctagtacccttttgattctagcttcttacttctcttttacagcaacttcatccaaggaacttgaggtagaatctatgttcataaccttattcaattcatatatatatagctatcttattttgtggtacaaaagtttaacaacaagaacatagtttgaatgttttcaaacttgtttgcaaactaaatagatccttctaacttaacttttaaaatacttcaagacctgtaatataacttatgtatatgctaatttaacaaggtaaaacttggtttttcaaagtataagtatttttagaaaaatggtcattaaatgattttgttgtaacaaaaatgtttaacttcatatgtttcactaatgtttcacttatgccgtatgattttgaatacaaaccaaggtatttacagtttatagtcttaaagaagaactcgatccaagaagatggcaagttgaatcaacgaaaacggatttgtaacgaagaaactatgaccgaaacaaaattggttatcctagatcatttcaactacgggatcaattggaaaaaaatgatataaatcacatatttctaagataacatgatattttatatatatgtacttataattcaattttatatggttcaggatcacccgtaaacaacacgagaagattaatcataagatcccatgattgtacgcaacacgtcatttgacaacaccggtactttatgtatgcaacacgtcatttgacaacaccggtaccatgggtcaagattaatctcgaccaatacatatacgatggggttttatttatttcgttgggggttttatttatttcattgcgggtatattaaacatctaaaaatgaaccattaaaattgaattactaacaacgaactgctaactacggactaaggaaatattcaaaatattaaaagtataataagtatatatatatataacgtttgttttaaaatgaaaacatattgatatattatatatggataggttcatgatatcaaccggaagaccgagtcaaaatatatatatcatcaagacgagagtgagtatatagtcccacttttaaactctaaatatttcgggatgagaatacatgtattttatgttttacgatatggacacaagtaactgaaaaatatgttctacgttgagttgtaccactggcatacttccctgtagcttggtaactaatatttacagcagtattgtaaacgcgaatcctgttgatagatctatcgggcctgacaaccccaaccggactggacgaccagtattcaacggttgcacagtacttcgttttgtgactacacttggtacggtgtagtaagatttcatattaaagggaatatgcgacgtgaaaatgttaagtatggttaccaagtgctcaaccacttagaatatttttattgaaatgtttatatacgaaatcttgtggtctatatatatatattgctgcgcactaaacctatatctcaccaactttatgttgacgtttttaaacatgtttattctcaggtgataattaaagcttccgctgcattatgttgaatctaagcaggatcatgcgtactcatatttgtgtcaaaaataaaactgcatatccgaggacgtgtgttgtaaaatatgctagaaatcgtgttgttattatcatttgtaaagtttgtaagtcgaagattatcgttaaacgataatcatctttttattgtctaaagcttgtaacaaaaataatggtttggtttgtaatgtataatatatgcagttttcctttttaaaaaatgtcgcatatagaggtcaatacctcgcaatgaaatcatacgttatctaacacgttcttatggttaaggacgggttatgacagcaaTCCACTCAAAAGACTTTAGTTGTATCTCCATTAATGCCATCTGGGCATTCCAACTCGAATTTTCAAAGACCTTTTGATTGCGATTTCTCCATAAGAAATAAGCGCATGTCCATTCTAACATTTGTTTGTTTATCTAGgttaacttattttttttttatctcgtCTTTAGACCTTTGAAGTGTCCTAGTTTATTCATAAAAGTTTCTAGTTTTactagtaaaaaaaattaaaaaataattacGTAACATttcacttttaaatcaaaattgttACATATGCTAATTGAATTGTTAGTATAGCTTAGAAAACTCAAAGCATGAATCAAACTATCAAAGCATATAAAAGTAACTGTTACATGTGTAACCTGAATCAAATTGTCCATGACTAGGACCTGCACGGTTTAATATTGTTGACACAATCTTCAAAGTACTCATAGTAAACAAGAAAAGAACAAAACAAACTGGATGGTTAGCCGCGCTTCATGCCCGCCACCCTCTGCTACGTACAGGAAActctttgtaaaataaaaatattttaatgttATTGATGATGTTAATATAATCTAAGTGACAATAATCCGTGTTAACATATAAAACACCTCTTACTAAAAAATTGTCAAAAATTGTAAATTAGATTGAGGAAAAAAGTATAAAAATGGTGAAGTTTAAAATTCTAAATTTTAGTTGAgggttgaaaaaaaaattaaacaaaaaacaCTAAAAAAGATCAAGGTTGAAATTGTGCATATCGTGAGGACTTATACATGGTAAAAAGAAAAGGGAGGTTCAAAGTGTAACTTATGGATTAAAAATAGTCGAGGGTTGAAATCATAAATAATGAGAGGACTTAAACCGGAGAAAAAGAAAAGGGAGGGGGCAAAGTATAATAATTGGAAAGGAGAAACTGAAAATTAGGAGGAGATCGAATCGGACAAAAGAAATTCAAGGGTGTAGAGTGTAATTTATCATTTTTTCTCTTTTTAAAATAGATTTGGAGTGTATAGTAAAATCAAACCTTCTCGGTCCAACCTCGACTGCTACTTTTATCCAAGCCTACTTCCAATGCTTTTTTGATTGattataagtataatataatacttataatataatacTCCATCTgtcccatatttattgtcaccagataaaaaacacacagttttaggaaatcctattaactttatttctccaccaatgaaatatcttctctctccagatccaccaatgaaatatcttctttcctttctatttatggaagtggaaaaTTAATTTGGAACATTCCAAAATGAAATACTGGACAATAATATAGGGACGGAGAGAATATAATATTAAATAGGATTTGGCTAACTTATGCCCTTAAATCATGAGTTAAGCCTCATTTATTTCACTCAAAAATCCAAATATATCACAAAATTTATTCATTAAATCCTCAAATTTCTAAatttacatatttattaattaaaatctatagttaatattaaaacactataatgatgatgtcattattaggctaatttctttgttaagaaaacatgaaaaagaaaaagaaaaaaaatcaaagcatggtgggtgatgtcattaatttaaataattttatattaaaattaaatcttactaattaattattactattaaatcttattaatagttattttaattattaaaattaaataattttgaattatttaataatattaactatagattatTTTTAATTAAGTACGAAaacgtataaaagctaggcagaaagaaacaaattctaaatttatattttaatttacacttttaaaataaaatgacaaccaatattatcttttatgattggatgtgaattgtttaatatgcattttatatttttgatgaaatgttcaactagcgagtttcttagtcggactctgtggttccatggatcattaaactaaataactttaacatttacgttcacttaatacccaaaacatattattaaactgtttcgtttaaacaaacccgtgatttcacgggtcatttcactagttttataatatttatagaaACGTTTACATCATTAATTGTTCTTAACAACCGGGCCACAAGTTAGATTTTCCCTATTAAATAAATGAGTCACACTAGTGATCTAACCAGTAACCATTGTACTAAACTTTAGTTTTTTATGGAGTATAAAACTTCACATATTTCATCATGTTATATAATCCACCATGGATGGCTCTTTAACCTTTCGTCATACTAAATCGGAAACCTTCGTCATACTAAATCGGAAACCTTAAAGTCACCTTCTTTTTCACTAAATTCAACTATCATTTTATTTTGCAAAACAACGGCTTAAATCAACAAGAAGATTAAATTGCATGTGAATCATTAACATTAGACCAATCCCAACCATGACGCCGTCATGGGCATTttctcagcgccacatcagctttctctcacCTCCTTTgtcaccacttcctcccataacactcccataacacacaattgtcaaccatgacatacttactcaaattttttttttattattattattattattattattattattattattattattattattattattattacatttacagttttaaaaaaaatatctaACTCCACTTTCTTTATTGTAGACCATTCATGTATATAGtataatatttaaatatttataatatattctaGACCACTCATTTATTTATATAGTATagttaatttatatatatcacTCCAACTTTCATCCTCTTtcatttatacatatacatatacattcatctatatatatatacaggggCGGAGGTATGGTATGTTTACTGGGGCCCGTGACCCCACTCAACATTTCAGAATCCCACTAGTCAAATAGTCTATATACTTGTTTGTTCTTTGAACTTTAATAAGTGACCCTATTAAATATAAAGGCAGCCCAACAGTTTGTATCGTTTAAGCCCGTTTCAATTAGTTACAACCCATAATATGAGTATAGCAAATAGTTGAAATCAAATGTTTCACGTGCTATTTAAGATGCTCATTTACTGTATTTTATTTTATACCATGTTACTCCGTAATATATAGCACAAAATCGTACATTTACATTTACAACGTTATAATTTAAGTTCTTAGTTGCAGTTATTTTTTAAGAGTCaattaatatacattaaataattcATCAAACTTTAATTTTGAAGTTAACTAAAAAGTGTTTATGTATAAAAATTATTTTATCATATTGCGTTATTCAGTATCTCAAGTATCTAAgagtttattaattttatgttttaagttttttaGTTTATAtcatgtttattttattttatgtatttagaTGAAAGATTTGCTAACTTAAAGGGATTGACGACCTTGCTAGATTAAAGGTTGAAACTGAAAAACGTTTTTCATATCGTTTTGtctattggatatatatatatatatatatatatatatatatatatatatatatatatatatatatatatatatatatatatatatatattttgttattccTATTACAACTACAATGGTTGATAGATGTTTTCGAGAAGCTTGTAAAATGATAGTTTGTCAATTAAAATTTTGTTACTCGGAGTATTCTTTTGTGACCCCAATGATAGAAAATCCTGGAtccgcccctatatatatatatatatatatatatatatatatatatatacacacacaatagATACTCCATTGAAGGAGcttgaaacaaaaaaaaaacaaattaaaataagaacAAGCCTCTCCATTTGGGCTAATTTATTCCAGTGCGTCGCCCTGCAACATGCTTGTGGATGAAAAATTCGAGGGCGATGGGAGTGAGGGCGATGGAGGGCGGCACCAATGCCATCGGCGCCCTCCCGTGACGGTGTTGATGACATCCCCTATCACATGCCGTTGGGAATGGTCTTAGAAACTTTTGTACTTTGCTTTCTTTTTTGTTATCGCGTACATATAAATTTAATTATAGGTATATAACAATTCTTTCCAGATATACGGATTGGTACAAGTTTGTTCCTTTAAAGGCTAATGTCTTTCCAGATTATATACGTGTTTCCAGATCATAGCAGTACTGGATTAGTAATTCCACAATCCAGCATAAATAAATGAATTGTGGATGATGTTTGTGGCAGATTACCAGCTTTTTATCATTTTGATACCTTTACACCATAGACATTAAAAGTAAAACTACACCCTTAATTATATTAACAAACAAGTTTATTTCATTATATAAGGATGGAAGGAACCTTGTTTACATCACCTATTTCCTTTACAAAAAAGTTTCTAAAAGCAAGACCGGAATCAATAATGTCAACCCCCGTGTTAATAATTCCTTTCCAAATTGATTTAAATGAACCATTTTGTAAAGAATCACCACATGATAGTCCCCCCGATGTCCCATAAATACTAGATATAACCTTGACCCACAAAGAAGTGGTTTCGGTCTTatacctccaccaccatttgccgATCAAAGCCATATTCTTTGTTTTTAAGGAACCCAAATTTACCCCCCCCTCCCTGTAAGGTAATATTGTttcatcccatttaacccaagaaatTTTTGATTTGctacccgacccgccccaaaagaaagaaCGTCTTACACACTCTAGTTTTTTAAGCACACATGGCGGAGCACGgaagagcgagaagtagtacaacggAAGACTATTCAACACCGATTTAACAAGAGTCAAGCGCCCACCAAATGACATCGATCTAGCTCTCCAATCTGAAGTCTCTTTTCAAATTTGTTTAAGACCGGTTTCCAACTTTCTTCCTTTTTCATATTACCATCGACCGGAAGACCAAGATAAATAAACGGAGTAGTACGGACTTTGCAACAAAATTTTCGGGCCATGTTTTCAACTTCAATCTTTTCAACCCCAATTCCAATAAGGTTACTTTTATGGAAATAATCCTTAAGGCCCGATGTGAGTTCAAAACATTTgaggagtttcataagatccctaaTATTTCCTTCACTCCATGCTCCGAAAAAGATGGTATCGTCCGCGTATTGAAGATGTGAGATGGGAACTTTATCTCGCCCAATTTCTACCCCCGAGGCAAACTTGTTTTCCAcgaccatttttattaaaatatttaaacCCGAAAAGGACAAAGTGGATCTCCTTGCCTTACCCTCCGTTCTAAGTTGAATTCGCATGTCGGTGATCCGTTAACAAGAATCGATATAGATGCTGACTTTAAACACGCCAATATCCATTTTCTCCATTTAGACCAGAATCCCATGATTTTCATAATTTCAATTAAATAATCCCAACTAAGGCAATCAAAGGCTTTCTCGAAATCCACTTTGAAGACAACACTTTTATGCGCTTATGCTTTAAGAACGAAAGTGTTTCACTAGCAATAAGAGCCCCATCTAATATATTCCTTCCTTTTATAAACGTGCTTTGCTCTAAACCGACAAGATTAGGGATAACCTTTTTAAGACGATTAGAAAGAAGTTTTGCAACCACCTTATAAAAGCTACCAATTAAACTAATCAGACGATAATCATTCAAACCAACGGGGTCCAATTTTTTCGGAACAAGAGTGATGAAAGAAGCGTTACCTCCCTGTGAAATCTCACCTTTTTCCCAAAACAAGT
This genomic interval carries:
- the LOC139899957 gene encoding uncharacterized protein encodes the protein MVVENKFASGVEIGRDKVPISHLQYADDTIFFGAWSEGNIRDLMKLLKCFELTSGLKDYFHKSNLIGIGVEKIEVENMARKFCCKVRTTPFIYLGLPVDGNMKKEESWKPVLNKFEKRLQIGELDRCHLVGA